From Oligoflexia bacterium, the proteins below share one genomic window:
- a CDS encoding nucleoside hydrolase, whose protein sequence is MQKLIIDTDPGIDDFLAIAVAQEAKDIDLLALTTVFGNVDIEQTTKNACYIAELFNHSFKVIQGAHGPLDKTISGKRDSSQFHAKDGLGNITNHKTIDLRHVDLSLSAAHYIVDQANEYKGELNIVTLGALTNIALALDLDSDLPKKIKQVVCMGGAVLTQGNATPAAEFNFWSDPLAADKVISAGFNLHLVGLDVTQKVVLDDVFFNEMKTIKKPFINDLYKACQFYTQAYKEQVKIAGCRCHDPSAVMYFLKPDLFNCITGATRVLTEGIGAGQTIIDQSHKHSSQKHAWVDIEPVTAAVAVQEESVKQNILKILNN, encoded by the coding sequence ATGCAAAAGCTCATTATAGACACTGACCCCGGTATTGATGATTTTTTGGCTATTGCTGTTGCACAAGAAGCAAAAGATATTGATCTTTTAGCTTTAACCACTGTTTTTGGTAACGTTGATATTGAGCAAACCACAAAAAATGCCTGTTACATAGCAGAGCTATTTAACCATTCATTTAAAGTTATTCAAGGTGCACATGGGCCCTTAGATAAAACTATTTCTGGAAAACGGGACTCTAGTCAGTTTCATGCCAAAGATGGCTTGGGCAATATTACGAATCATAAAACAATTGATTTAAGACATGTTGATTTGTCATTAAGTGCAGCACACTATATTGTTGATCAAGCCAATGAATATAAAGGTGAGCTGAATATAGTTACTTTGGGTGCCTTGACCAATATAGCTTTGGCCTTAGATCTTGATTCAGATTTACCTAAAAAAATTAAACAAGTGGTTTGTATGGGAGGCGCGGTGCTTACTCAAGGCAATGCTACACCCGCGGCAGAGTTTAATTTTTGGAGTGATCCTTTAGCAGCAGATAAAGTGATATCTGCTGGCTTTAATTTACACTTGGTTGGCTTGGATGTAACCCAAAAAGTTGTGTTGGATGACGTGTTTTTTAATGAAATGAAAACAATCAAAAAACCATTCATCAATGATTTGTATAAGGCTTGTCAGTTTTATACCCAGGCATACAAAGAACAGGTGAAAATTGCAGGTTGTAGATGCCATGATCCATCGGCTGTGATGTATTTTTTAAAGCCTGATTTATTTAATTGCATTACAGGAGCAACACGAGTTTTAACTGAGGGCATTGGTGCTGGCCAGACCATCATTGATCAAAGTCATAAACACAGCAGTCAAAAACACGCATGGGTAGACATTGAACCAGTCACAGCTGCAGTTGCTGTACAAGAAGAGAGCGTAAAGCAAAATATTTTAAAGATATTGAATAACTGA